In Candidatus Glassbacteria bacterium, the genomic window GCAACGCGTATGCTTCTGGTCAGCGGCCGCCCGATCCACCGATGGACAAACCCTTTGCGTGTCGGGCTTACAGGTTTGCCCGTTGAGGACTGCTCGTTTTCTGCCTGCCCGTCCGGTTTTTCTTTGTCGCTGTCCTGCGCCATGCCGCAAGTACCCGTGGTTCAATACTCCGCTTTCATGCAACGGATAAGCATTAGAAGGCGTGTCCGATTCCAAAATGGATCCGGCCCCAACTGTCGCGTTCTTCTTCGATTTGGTCTCCTGCCCGTTCTACCCTCGAGGAGCGGAAATTGTTCAGCTTGAAAGCAAAATCAATCCGCAGGGGGCCGATCGGGGTATGGTATCGAGCGCCGATCCCGGCGGTTGTCAGCAGCCGGAACCGGTCGTCGAAATGAAGCTCATCGAACACGTTGGCCGCATCCAGAAACAGCACTCCCCCGAAACTGCTCCAGACCGGGAAGCGCAATTCGAAATTGGACTCCACCAGCACGTTGCCCGGCACGTTCCGGTCGTTGAGCGGGCCGAGAGAAAGCTCGCTGTAACCCCGCAGGCTTTTCGCCCCGCCGATATTGAACGCCTCGGTAGGCGGTACGCTGGCTGTTCCGCCGAACTCCCTGACCGTGCCCAGCTTGACCCTGAAAGCCACGATCAGCGGGGTGTTGTTCCCCAACCGGTAAACCGGGTAGAGATAGCTGGTTTCAATACTGAAGCGGTAGAAGCTGATCGAGCCGGGCAGCAGCGGTCCGCCGGCGAGTGTGGAGCGGGCCACCACCAGCACTCCCTTCTGCGGGTTGAACCGGTCGTCGCGCAGATCGAACATCGCCAGCGGTGAGATCAGGTTCGTGATATTATTGCCGCGGTTATCGACTGTGCTCTGGTCGGCCGTGGAGGTGTCGACATTGAAGATATTACGCTGGTTAAGCTCCAGCAGCAGGCTCAGTTCACGGCGCTGGGTGATCATGTTGCGCAGCAGGATGTTGACCGCCAGCTTTTCCTCGTCATGGTGCGAGTAGCTCACTTTTTCGAACAGCCCCGTGGTGCTGGCCTCGATCTTGGAATTGAGGAAATAGGGCTGGCGCAGAGTGAGTGACGAAGAGTACGAGTATTCATAGGCCGGAGTCTGCTCGAACGGCTGGTAAGTAATCCGGGTGAGCTGCAGCAGGCTCAACGCCCGGTCGGCAAGGTTGTAATGCCCCCATTCGAGCCAGCCGCGAAGGCCGTCCACATCACCCAGCCCGCCGCCGACGCCCACGGAGCGGAACTCGCCCTCGACCATCGTGATCTCGACATCCACTACCGAGCTGTCCTCGCCATGGAAAATCAGCTCGTGACGGATGTCGTTCAGGATGCCGATCCGGTAGAGATTGGCTTTGCTGCGCCGCATTTTCTCTTCGCTGTACGTCTCGCCGGGCCTGATTTCCAGCGCCCTGTGCACGACACTTGTCTTGATATTGTCGTTGCCGGAGATACTGATTTGGCCGACATATACCTGCGGACCCTCGTCGATGTCGAAGTAGACCTCGGCCTGACGTTCGCTCTGGGGGAAGTAAAACCTGTCGTGAACCCGGACGTGAAGGTAGCCGTGCTGGTGGTAACGGTCGATGATGCGTTGTTTGAGGACGTTCAACTGGCGGGCGTCGAGCGGCCGGCCTGTCCGGACATCAACCAGCTCCACCAGGCTTGTGGAGGCAAACACGATGTTGCCGGCGGTCTGGATACTGGCCAGGATGGTCTGCTTCCCTTCGCGGATCGTAACCGTAACGTCCACCCGCTGGTTCTGCAGGTCGATCTCCTTGGCGAACTCGTCCACCTCCGCCTGCAGGAAGCCGCGGCTGCGGTAGAGGGCGATCAGCCTGGAACGGTCGTCTTCGATCATCCACTCGGCGTAGGGTTCGCCCCGCTTGAGCGACAGCACCTTGCGCAGCCTGTCCCCGCCGACCTGCTCGTTACCCTCGATCCTGATCTCGCCGACCCGCCACTGGGCGGCGAGCGGTGCGGCGGTAAAGAGTACAATCAACAGCAGGCTTAGCTGAATGCAGGATATCCATCCCGAATTGATCCGGT contains:
- a CDS encoding BamA/TamA family outer membrane protein, with translation MARRDINFVPDRINSGWISCIQLSLLLIVLFTAAPLAAQWRVGEIRIEGNEQVGGDRLRKVLSLKRGEPYAEWMIEDDRSRLIALYRSRGFLQAEVDEFAKEIDLQNQRVDVTVTIREGKQTILASIQTAGNIVFASTSLVELVDVRTGRPLDARQLNVLKQRIIDRYHQHGYLHVRVHDRFYFPQSERQAEVYFDIDEGPQVYVGQISISGNDNIKTSVVHRALEIRPGETYSEEKMRRSKANLYRIGILNDIRHELIFHGEDSSVVDVEITMVEGEFRSVGVGGGLGDVDGLRGWLEWGHYNLADRALSLLQLTRITYQPFEQTPAYEYSYSSSLTLRQPYFLNSKIEASTTGLFEKVSYSHHDEEKLAVNILLRNMITQRRELSLLLELNQRNIFNVDTSTADQSTVDNRGNNITNLISPLAMFDLRDDRFNPQKGVLVVARSTLAGGPLLPGSISFYRFSIETSYLYPVYRLGNNTPLIVAFRVKLGTVREFGGTASVPPTEAFNIGGAKSLRGYSELSLGPLNDRNVPGNVLVESNFELRFPVWSSFGGVLFLDAANVFDELHFDDRFRLLTTAGIGARYHTPIGPLRIDFAFKLNNFRSSRVERAGDQIEEERDSWGRIHFGIGHAF